A window of candidate division KSB1 bacterium genomic DNA:
TACCCTTCTGGATTCATAGCTCCAGGCATGCCTCAACGGCGATCCAAAAGATTTGTTCGCGCATGGCTTTGTCTCTGGTCCAGTAACGACGCTTCCAACGCTCGCCACTGACATCATCCCCAGCGTAAAAAAGCTGACCGAGGATAACATTGCGAAAGCGGGCGACAGCAAAGAAGGCAGCGGCCTCCATATCTACGGCTAAGCACCCTTCGGCTTTCCGCAGGGCAATTTTGTGAGGCGTCTCACGGTAATAGCCATCTGTGGTCCAGGTTTTTACGACTCGATAGGCGAGCTGTTGTCGGCTCAAAGTTGTTTCGAGCGCCCGAATGGCCTCTGGATGGGCAGTGACTTCACGAGCTGGCGGGAGATAATGATACGATGTGCCCTCATCGCGAACCGCCCCTTTAACGAGCAACGGCAAACCAAAAGGCAATCCAGCATCCAAGACCCCACAGCTACCACAGGCAATGAATTTGCGACACCCGCGGGAAATCGCCGCTTCTAAT
This region includes:
- a CDS encoding nucleoside phosphorylase; the encoded protein is MNIDSHHPAQTEFSHLKREFPILEFDPDRAPIIDPQREIKPIEIPERCVICFFQEVINKLMQQHRLTRLAEMKSEIGKHPIYKFEYKAQELALFHPGVGAPLAASLLEAAISRGCRKFIACGSCGVLDAGLPFGLPLLVKGAVRDEGTSYHYLPPAREVTAHPEAIRALETTLSRQQLAYRVVKTWTTDGYYRETPHKIALRKAEGCLAVDMEAAAFFAVARFRNVILGQLFYAGDDVSGERWKRRYWTRDKAMREQIFWIAVEACLEL